A single genomic interval of Spirochaetales bacterium harbors:
- a CDS encoding cyclic nucleotide-binding domain-containing protein: MRKEENQQYLDDLKKVVFFKVLSEEERKTLLKLSEIYRYDEHERIISEGEIQPYIFAVIKGTVNVIVREKDGREVFISSIGEGEVFGEAGIFLKVKRTANIVSTENTIILRVKRDHMHAFIKKYKDSGIKILMLIIFSLLKKLREANQEIAYERKSDVTQEDIDTIIKEFVY; encoded by the coding sequence ATGCGAAAAGAGGAAAATCAGCAATACCTTGACGATTTAAAAAAGGTAGTGTTTTTCAAGGTGCTTTCGGAAGAAGAAAGAAAAACCCTGTTGAAGCTTTCGGAAATCTATCGCTATGACGAACATGAACGTATCATATCCGAAGGGGAAATACAGCCCTACATTTTTGCCGTTATAAAGGGAACCGTCAATGTCATTGTAAGGGAAAAGGACGGACGGGAGGTATTCATATCCTCTATAGGCGAAGGGGAGGTATTTGGAGAAGCGGGGATTTTTCTGAAAGTCAAGCGTACGGCAAATATCGTCAGTACGGAAAATACGATAATCCTCCGGGTAAAACGGGATCATATGCACGCTTTTATCAAGAAATACAAAGACTCGGGGATAAAAATACTCATGCTTATCATCTTCAGCCTGCTCAAGAAATTGAGGGAAGCAAATCAGGAAATCGCATATGAACGCAAGTCCGATGTCACACAGGAGGATATCGACACGATCATCAAGGAATTTGTCTATTGA
- a CDS encoding HD domain-containing protein, whose translation MAKAPGSFERHIIRFFGSIHPLERVPRAGFLLRGVSDPESVAAHSHFLALLVMLFTERYPDRFEKGKAIEMALVHDIPEAVLMDIPMPVTDLYFKKEKLRAERNIMDNLFSDLTPGYTELMKELDEKSSPEARLVSGLDKAQMMLKVLAYEKEKRGNLEEFWMNPANFEDYGIEEVSRLFDEICRISDHLRPRI comes from the coding sequence ATGGCAAAGGCTCCGGGGAGTTTTGAACGACATATTATACGGTTTTTCGGCAGTATTCATCCGCTCGAACGGGTGCCGCGGGCGGGATTTCTGCTTCGGGGAGTCTCCGATCCCGAGTCCGTTGCCGCCCACAGCCATTTTCTCGCCCTCCTGGTTATGCTTTTTACGGAACGGTATCCGGACCGCTTTGAAAAGGGAAAAGCGATCGAAATGGCTTTAGTCCATGACATTCCTGAAGCCGTTTTAATGGATATCCCGATGCCCGTCACCGATCTTTATTTTAAAAAAGAGAAGCTGCGCGCTGAACGAAACATCATGGATAATCTCTTCAGTGACCTCACTCCGGGTTACACCGAACTCATGAAGGAACTCGATGAAAAATCCTCTCCTGAAGCGAGGCTTGTTTCAGGTCTCGATAAGGCGCAGATGATGCTGAAAGTACTCGCCTATGAGAAAGAAAAGAGGGGAAATCTGGAAGAGTTCTGGATGAATCCGGCGAACTTCGAAGATTACGGGATAGAAGAGGTCTCGCGTCTCTTCGATGAAATTTGCCGGATTTCCGATCACCTGCGTCCCCGTATATGA
- a CDS encoding PilZ domain-containing protein codes for MMNERRVSPRAELTVIVNQSINARAPIKNISDNGICLLAETEFNRGDILSIVFNLPVRKEIRAYTKVIWSRKVESSLYENGLQFWYIDEEDRQFISHLVHEHMKCPPGS; via the coding sequence ATGATGAATGAAAGGAGAGTGTCGCCCCGTGCGGAACTGACTGTTATCGTGAACCAATCGATCAACGCCCGCGCGCCAATTAAAAATATCAGCGACAACGGTATCTGCCTTCTTGCCGAAACCGAATTCAACCGGGGAGATATTCTTTCCATCGTATTCAATCTTCCCGTTAGAAAGGAAATCAGGGCATACACCAAGGTCATATGGAGCAGGAAAGTCGAATCATCTCTCTATGAAAACGGACTTCAATTCTGGTATATCGACGAAGAAGACAGGCAGTTTATCTCACACCTTGTTCATGAACACATGAAATGTCCTCCCGGAAGCTGA
- a CDS encoding helix-turn-helix transcriptional regulator: MKVMTDIFSVMAAIGLANGMFVIIVLFKIKKGDTGFNGFISLIFICFTIDACWGIVFQNILRHLLPSLVHFWSPVRLLYGPILYFYAKTTAADDVNIGIKQCIHFLPFFLSLGYLLLFFSDGFTSIGNMAGPSTHPLFLITQDKTDIVIALSQFHLFMYLLRIIPIYRKYGSEHCSHGDPRHGFLRYFLFVFFAILLINLVTEISAAAGGNRSIAFGIYPALLPVIIFISGCTMLIRIAKPRNDKADEIEDEAHNRPKYTRIGLSQKEAGNYISKLNAIMEREKLYTDPNIALPTLAKKLSIPRNTLSYIINNYMGLTFYDFINKFRVEQVKELLEDPEHQENNILEIAYFSGFNSKSSFNSVFKKLTNFSPSEYRRKFVATPGSRGIDSHLLSGESRMHSVMGYAHSR; encoded by the coding sequence ATGAAAGTAATGACTGATATATTTTCCGTTATGGCGGCGATCGGCCTCGCAAATGGAATGTTTGTCATCATTGTATTGTTCAAAATCAAAAAAGGGGATACCGGCTTTAACGGGTTTATCTCGTTGATTTTTATCTGCTTTACTATCGATGCCTGCTGGGGAATAGTCTTTCAAAACATCCTCCGCCATCTATTGCCGTCATTGGTTCACTTCTGGTCCCCCGTTCGTCTGCTTTACGGCCCGATCCTCTACTTCTACGCCAAAACGACGGCGGCAGACGATGTTAACATCGGGATAAAACAATGCATCCATTTTCTTCCGTTTTTCCTTTCTCTGGGTTATTTGCTGCTCTTCTTCTCTGACGGATTTACTTCAATCGGAAATATGGCGGGACCATCCACCCATCCGCTCTTTTTAATCACGCAGGATAAAACGGATATTGTTATCGCTCTTTCCCAATTCCATTTATTCATGTACCTCCTCCGTATTATACCGATATACAGGAAATATGGAAGCGAACACTGTTCTCACGGCGATCCCCGTCACGGATTTCTTCGTTATTTTCTGTTCGTCTTTTTCGCCATACTGCTGATTAATCTTGTAACGGAAATATCGGCCGCCGCAGGGGGTAATCGGTCTATCGCCTTCGGAATATATCCGGCCCTTCTCCCCGTTATTATCTTTATAAGCGGATGTACAATGCTGATCCGTATCGCGAAACCCAGGAATGATAAAGCCGATGAAATTGAAGACGAAGCACACAACAGACCCAAATACACGCGAATCGGATTGTCGCAAAAGGAAGCCGGGAATTATATTAGCAAACTGAACGCGATCATGGAACGCGAAAAGTTGTATACCGATCCGAATATCGCCCTCCCCACGCTGGCGAAAAAGCTTTCCATACCGCGAAACACCCTCTCGTATATCATCAACAATTATATGGGACTCACCTTCTATGATTTTATCAACAAATTCCGCGTCGAACAGGTAAAAGAATTACTCGAAGATCCGGAGCATCAGGAAAACAATATACTCGAAATCGCCTATTTTTCCGGCTTCAACTCGAAATCTTCATTCAACAGCGTTTTCAAGAAACTGACGAACTTCTCCCCTTCCGAATACAGGAGGAAATTCGTCGCCACTCCCGGCTCGAGGGGAATAGATTCCCACCTGCTTTCGGGAGAAAGCCGTATGCATTCGGTAATGGGATACGCACACAGCCGGTAA
- the hisF gene encoding imidazole glycerol phosphate synthase subunit HisF, producing MEKVKIIPCLDIKEGRVVKGIKFVGLRDARDPVEAARTYCREGADELTFLDIAATVENRPTRLQWVKKVREVTTVPFAVGGGIRDIADMEALFSVGVDKVSINTSAVKDPRLIGEAAGKFGRERLIVAIDGKKNPEGSGKPRLEVVIRGGMEGTGLDIVAWAKEVERLGAGEILLTSKDADGTKDGYDIEMTKAVAEAVGIPVTASGGAGTLEHLYEAVSKAKASNVLAASIFHFGEISIGEAKAYLKEKGIPVYL from the coding sequence ATGGAAAAGGTAAAAATTATTCCCTGTCTGGATATCAAGGAGGGACGGGTCGTTAAAGGAATCAAGTTCGTGGGTCTCAGGGACGCGCGCGATCCGGTCGAAGCGGCTCGTACATACTGCCGCGAGGGGGCGGATGAACTCACCTTCCTCGATATCGCGGCAACGGTTGAAAACAGGCCGACCAGGCTCCAATGGGTGAAAAAGGTACGGGAGGTGACGACGGTGCCTTTTGCCGTGGGAGGAGGTATACGCGACATCGCGGATATGGAAGCGTTATTTTCGGTCGGTGTGGACAAGGTATCGATCAATACCTCCGCGGTGAAGGATCCTCGCCTTATCGGGGAGGCGGCCGGTAAATTCGGCAGGGAACGGCTGATCGTCGCCATCGACGGGAAAAAGAATCCCGAAGGAAGCGGAAAACCGCGGCTCGAGGTCGTGATCAGGGGCGGAATGGAAGGAACCGGCCTCGACATCGTGGCCTGGGCCAAAGAGGTCGAACGCCTCGGCGCGGGCGAGATTCTTCTCACGAGCAAGGATGCCGACGGCACCAAGGACGGCTATGACATCGAGATGACAAAGGCGGTTGCAGAAGCGGTCGGTATTCCCGTTACCGCCTCCGGAGGTGCGGGGACGCTCGAACATCTCTATGAAGCCGTTTCAAAGGCGAAAGCGAGTAATGTCCTTGCCGCTTCGATTTTCCATTTCGGCGAAATTTCCATCGGGGAGGCGAAAGCGTACCTCAAGGAAAAGGGGATTCCGGTTTATTTATAA
- a CDS encoding response regulator, whose product MDPVFNEFPLLQTDDRLFVTRLLLATGDRDFVEGLYASFLKSGEYRLETAVDREGILSHFRNRGPKIPDILIIDAGLPGGPVDKICTEVRKEFPKTVAAIIAVVSGRETDEIRALYESGVNDCMTKPFSHEELILRIKAQAEILHLRKKETMINHQLARIDSLITLGEALSGIMHEIGNVISVIKIDTRLLRNRFTAVKGVLDEYLETRGDFPVGSRSYSAVRDRHHEVYERILRNISRITKLADSIKAFAKKESMRGEEVVIADVVKEAYKLCRHKARKSCVRWRKKIPKNLPPVPGNFQFLLQAMVNLFINAIEAADKPDPFIGVTLHYQKRAALMYIIIEDNGRGIEEQYRKRIFEPFFTTKQAIGGTGLGLPLVLKIIERHDGVIRIESEQGEGTIVTIIIPAAKT is encoded by the coding sequence ATGGACCCTGTTTTCAATGAGTTTCCTTTGCTGCAAACGGACGACCGGCTTTTCGTGACGCGCCTTCTCCTGGCAACCGGGGACAGAGACTTTGTTGAAGGACTTTACGCTTCTTTTTTGAAATCCGGCGAATATCGTCTTGAAACAGCCGTCGACCGTGAGGGCATACTCAGCCATTTCAGGAATCGCGGACCGAAAATCCCGGACATCCTCATTATCGATGCCGGCCTCCCCGGCGGACCGGTCGATAAAATTTGTACCGAAGTGAGAAAAGAATTTCCGAAAACGGTAGCGGCGATCATCGCCGTTGTGTCCGGAAGGGAGACGGACGAAATCCGGGCGCTTTACGAATCAGGGGTGAATGATTGTATGACAAAGCCGTTTTCACACGAAGAACTGATCCTGCGTATCAAAGCCCAGGCGGAAATCCTCCACCTTAGAAAAAAAGAAACGATGATCAACCACCAGCTTGCCCGGATCGACAGCCTCATCACCCTCGGTGAGGCTTTATCCGGTATTATGCATGAAATCGGGAACGTTATATCGGTGATCAAAATAGACACCCGGCTTTTACGAAACAGATTCACCGCCGTAAAAGGTGTACTCGACGAATACCTGGAAACCCGGGGTGATTTTCCGGTCGGCTCCCGCTCATATTCGGCGGTACGGGATCGTCATCATGAGGTGTATGAGAGAATACTAAGAAATATTTCAAGAATTACGAAACTCGCCGATTCGATAAAGGCCTTCGCGAAGAAGGAGTCCATGCGCGGTGAGGAGGTCGTTATTGCGGATGTCGTAAAAGAAGCGTATAAACTATGCCGGCATAAAGCCCGGAAATCCTGCGTTCGATGGCGAAAGAAAATACCGAAGAATCTGCCTCCCGTGCCGGGCAACTTTCAGTTTCTGCTTCAGGCGATGGTCAATCTTTTTATCAATGCAATCGAGGCGGCGGACAAACCGGATCCGTTCATTGGGGTTACTCTTCATTATCAAAAACGGGCGGCCCTCATGTATATTATCATCGAAGATAACGGCCGCGGTATCGAAGAACAATATCGAAAACGGATATTCGAACCTTTTTTTACCACAAAGCAAGCCATCGGAGGTACGGGACTGGGGCTGCCGCTTGTATTGAAAATCATCGAACGGCATGACGGTGTTATCCGCATCGAGTCCGAACAAGGTGAAGGGACAATCGTAACAATTATAATCCCGGCGGCAAAAACGTGA
- a CDS encoding SemiSWEET transporter: MKWIQILGFVAATCTTASFVPQVIKTLKTRDTKGISLVMYAVFTFGVFVWLIYGLFINDIPIIVSNSVTVTLACIVLGMKIKNG, from the coding sequence ATGAAATGGATACAGATTCTCGGTTTTGTCGCGGCGACCTGTACGACCGCGTCTTTTGTTCCGCAGGTAATAAAGACATTAAAGACAAGGGACACAAAAGGCATCTCCCTTGTCATGTACGCCGTTTTCACTTTTGGTGTTTTTGTCTGGCTGATTTACGGTCTCTTTATTAATGACATTCCGATCATTGTCTCGAATTCGGTAACGGTGACCCTCGCCTGTATCGTGCTGGGCATGAAAATAAAAAACGGCTGA
- a CDS encoding DUF128 domain-containing protein, whose amino-acid sequence MKETIERKRLAILRILKEARGPLVSHLITEKLLGMGYDISERTVRFHLLALDKDELTEDLGKQGRSITEKGLKELTRARVFEKVGFLAAKIDQMIYQMDFNLENLSGNVVMNVSFIERRHSARAGPLMSRVFRAGFSMGNRLALFASGEKIGELSVPEGYVGIGTVCSITVNGVLLSYGVPTTSRFGGLLEMKNHEPSRFVAIINYDGTTLDPLEIFIKSGMTNYTEATESGNGQIGASFREMPAPSRERVIEVAEKLDKAGLGGFMSIGWPGQSLLEIPVNEGRIGAIVIGGLNPVAILEEVDIPVYSNTLSGYIEYGRLFHYEEFDERMKKL is encoded by the coding sequence ATGAAGGAAACGATCGAACGTAAACGTCTTGCGATACTGAGAATACTGAAAGAAGCGAGGGGGCCCCTGGTCAGTCATCTGATTACTGAAAAGCTGCTTGGCATGGGGTATGATATCAGCGAACGGACCGTACGGTTTCACCTTCTCGCGCTGGACAAGGATGAGTTGACCGAAGATCTTGGAAAACAGGGGCGGTCTATCACCGAAAAGGGATTAAAGGAACTCACCCGCGCGAGGGTGTTTGAAAAGGTCGGATTTCTTGCCGCGAAAATAGACCAGATGATCTATCAAATGGATTTCAATCTGGAAAATCTTTCCGGTAATGTCGTCATGAATGTAAGTTTTATCGAGAGGCGTCATTCCGCCCGCGCGGGTCCCCTCATGTCGAGGGTTTTTCGCGCCGGGTTCTCCATGGGAAATCGTCTTGCGCTTTTCGCTTCAGGTGAAAAAATTGGCGAACTGAGTGTCCCCGAAGGATATGTCGGTATCGGAACCGTCTGTTCGATTACCGTCAACGGTGTTCTCCTTTCCTACGGTGTACCGACAACGTCCAGGTTCGGGGGGCTGCTCGAGATGAAAAACCACGAACCGTCCCGTTTTGTCGCAATCATCAACTATGACGGCACCACTCTCGATCCCCTCGAGATATTCATTAAAAGCGGAATGACCAATTATACGGAAGCGACGGAAAGCGGAAACGGCCAGATCGGGGCGAGTTTCAGGGAAATGCCGGCCCCGAGCCGGGAACGGGTGATCGAAGTGGCGGAAAAACTCGATAAGGCGGGATTGGGAGGATTCATGAGCATCGGGTGGCCGGGGCAGTCGCTTCTTGAAATTCCCGTCAATGAAGGAAGAATCGGGGCGATCGTGATCGGCGGACTCAACCCCGTTGCCATTCTGGAAGAGGTGGATATCCCTGTTTATTCCAATACACTTTCCGGGTACATCGAATACGGGAGACTTTTCCATTATGAAGAGTTCGATGAGCGAATGAAGAAGTTATAG
- the gdhA gene encoding NADP-specific glutamate dehydrogenase translates to MGKITDPIYEQVVKRNQNEPEFHQAVKEVLDSIEPALERNPAFVKARIVERLVEPERLIHFRVPWMDDNGNVQVNRGFRVQFSSAIGPYKGGLRFHPTVYDGILKFLGFEQIFKNSLTGLAMGGGKGGSDFDPKGKSDMEVMRFCQSFMTELFRHIGADTDVPAGDIGVGGREIGFMYGQYKKLANVVTGVLTGKGIEYGGSLGRPEATGYGCVWFAEEMLKARGDKDGFKGKRVAVSGSGNVAQYACEKVNQLGGTVVTLSDSSGWVYDPAGIKAGEKWEFVMELKNIKRGRIKEYAMKFGCDYYENGKGDGPKNVWHTGKIDVALPSATQNELDLEDAKALVAGGCVAVSEGANMPTTPDAAEYFVQKGVSFGPGKAANAGGVACSGLEMAQNSQREAWTKETTLDKLHQIMVNIHSNAAGTAEEYGAPGNYIVGANIAGFLKVANAMLAQGII, encoded by the coding sequence ATGGGAAAAATTACTGATCCTATCTATGAACAAGTCGTAAAAAGAAATCAGAACGAACCTGAGTTCCATCAGGCGGTCAAGGAAGTTCTCGATTCGATCGAACCGGCACTCGAGCGGAATCCCGCGTTCGTCAAAGCGCGAATCGTGGAACGGCTGGTGGAACCGGAGCGTCTCATTCATTTTCGTGTACCGTGGATGGATGACAATGGCAATGTACAGGTAAACCGGGGTTTCCGGGTCCAGTTCTCAAGCGCTATCGGGCCTTATAAGGGCGGATTACGGTTTCATCCGACCGTCTATGACGGTATTCTCAAATTTCTGGGATTCGAGCAGATTTTCAAGAACTCCCTGACCGGTCTCGCCATGGGCGGTGGAAAAGGCGGTTCGGATTTCGATCCCAAGGGCAAATCCGATATGGAAGTGATGAGGTTCTGCCAGAGTTTTATGACGGAGCTTTTCAGACATATCGGCGCGGATACGGATGTCCCTGCCGGTGATATCGGCGTCGGCGGCCGTGAAATCGGATTTATGTACGGGCAGTACAAGAAACTTGCCAACGTGGTGACGGGTGTGTTGACGGGAAAGGGGATCGAATACGGCGGTTCGCTGGGACGGCCCGAGGCAACCGGTTACGGCTGTGTCTGGTTCGCGGAAGAGATGTTGAAAGCGCGCGGCGACAAGGACGGCTTCAAAGGAAAACGGGTTGCCGTTTCCGGTTCCGGAAATGTCGCGCAGTACGCCTGTGAGAAAGTAAACCAGCTCGGGGGGACCGTAGTGACCTTGAGCGATTCAAGCGGATGGGTTTACGATCCGGCCGGGATTAAAGCAGGTGAAAAGTGGGAGTTTGTCATGGAACTCAAGAACATCAAGCGCGGAAGAATCAAGGAATACGCAATGAAGTTCGGCTGCGATTATTACGAGAACGGCAAGGGCGACGGACCCAAAAACGTATGGCATACGGGAAAGATCGATGTGGCGCTTCCGAGCGCGACACAGAATGAACTGGATCTCGAGGATGCGAAAGCCCTCGTCGCCGGCGGCTGTGTGGCTGTTTCGGAAGGTGCGAATATGCCGACGACCCCGGATGCGGCGGAATACTTTGTTCAGAAAGGTGTTTCCTTTGGACCTGGCAAAGCGGCAAATGCGGGCGGGGTCGCGTGTTCGGGGCTGGAGATGGCGCAAAACAGCCAGCGGGAAGCATGGACCAAAGAGACGACACTCGATAAACTGCATCAGATTATGGTCAATATCCATTCGAACGCGGCCGGAACGGCGGAAGAATACGGCGCTCCGGGCAACTACATCGTCGGGGCGAATATCGCTGGATTCCTCAAGGTGGCGAACGCGATGCTCGCACAGGGAATCATTTAA
- a CDS encoding dodecin domain-containing protein, which yields MPTIVKVIEVVSESAKSWEDAAQNAVIDASKTVKNITGVDVIGFKGEVKNNRIVKFKAHCKIAFIVEP from the coding sequence ATGCCGACTATCGTGAAGGTGATCGAAGTTGTTTCCGAATCGGCGAAAAGCTGGGAGGACGCGGCGCAAAATGCCGTCATCGACGCATCGAAAACAGTGAAAAACATTACCGGCGTCGATGTTATCGGGTTCAAAGGAGAAGTCAAAAACAACAGGATCGTAAAATTCAAAGCCCACTGCAAGATAGCCTTTATCGTGGAACCGTAA